A stretch of Clostridia bacterium DNA encodes these proteins:
- a CDS encoding IS256 family transposase codes for MTQLNSNLPFEKMLLKFMTAEDPMLAMLNWLCDQLMQVEFAEEIGAGKSERTETRKKYRAGYRPRRFDTRMGSMYLMVPKPRKGGYIPFFVTERKRSEVALINVIQEAFINGVSTRKIEKLAKSLGIESISRSQVSNITKELQSQVDAFLNRKLDKEYPVLWVDALYEKIRVDGHVANMAVHVVCGLRTDGTRDILAVEPMYEESKSSYNHMFDSLKERGLEKVWLVVSDAHKGLVASVKESFIGTTWQRCKVHFMRNILAHIPAKEKKSFAAKLKNIWLQPDEQAARSYANLIMDEYESRFPKAIETLEDGLEDSIRFYEFPRIDSRKISSTNMIERLNREIRRRSGVVGVFPTVDSYVRLVTSYLIEYSEDWSTGRSYVKPETLELTASERQQAA; via the coding sequence ATGACTCAACTTAATTCTAATCTACCCTTTGAAAAAATGCTACTCAAATTCATGACTGCTGAAGATCCTATGCTAGCGATGCTGAACTGGCTTTGCGATCAACTCATGCAAGTTGAGTTTGCAGAAGAAATCGGTGCTGGCAAATCTGAGCGCACCGAAACCCGTAAGAAGTATCGCGCTGGATACCGTCCAAGACGTTTTGACACCAGAATGGGCAGCATGTACTTGATGGTACCCAAACCACGTAAGGGAGGCTATATACCCTTCTTCGTGACTGAACGGAAACGATCCGAAGTGGCTCTGATCAATGTTATACAAGAGGCATTCATCAACGGAGTTTCCACCAGGAAAATCGAGAAGCTTGCCAAGAGCCTAGGTATTGAATCTATTTCAAGGAGCCAGGTCAGTAATATAACCAAGGAATTACAGTCTCAGGTAGATGCATTTTTGAACCGGAAATTGGATAAGGAATATCCTGTCCTTTGGGTCGATGCCCTTTACGAAAAGATTCGCGTTGATGGGCATGTCGCCAATATGGCAGTCCATGTTGTCTGTGGTCTCAGAACCGATGGTACCAGGGATATTCTGGCCGTTGAACCCATGTATGAAGAGTCCAAGTCTAGCTACAATCACATGTTTGACTCTTTGAAGGAACGTGGCTTAGAGAAAGTCTGGCTGGTTGTCAGCGATGCTCACAAAGGGCTCGTGGCCTCTGTGAAAGAATCGTTCATCGGTACTACATGGCAACGTTGCAAGGTTCACTTCATGAGAAACATCTTGGCGCATATACCTGCAAAGGAAAAGAAATCCTTTGCCGCAAAACTTAAAAACATATGGCTTCAGCCTGATGAACAAGCTGCACGGTCCTATGCAAACCTGATTATGGATGAATACGAATCCCGTTTTCCTAAAGCGATTGAAACACTGGAAGATGGGCTTGAGGACTCAATTAGATTCTACGAATTTCCTCGAATTGACTCTCGTAAGATTTCATCTACAAATATGATTGAGAGACTCAACCGAGAGATCCGCCGTCGTTCCGGTGTTGTAGGTGTTTTTCCTACTGTTGATTCATATGTCCGGCTAGTCACCAGCTACCTTATTGAATACAGTGAAGATTGGTCTACTGGTCGTTCTTATGTAAAACCTGAAACTCTTGAGCTGACTGCTTCTGAGCGACAACAAGCAGCTTGA
- a CDS encoding pyridoxal phosphate-dependent aminotransferase: MKLSNRLTTMQESPIRKLVPLAEQAKKKGLEVIHLNIGQPDIKTPKQFKQAINDFDVDVIAYSFSQGDPSLIKAIIEYYKRYDMDFAEDEVLITNGGSEALIFAIYAVADAGDEILIPEPFYTNYNGFSRPANVNVVPITTKSEEAFCLPPMTEIEKLITDKTKAILFSNPGNPTGAVYNQEELKMLAEIAIKYDLFIIADEVYREFVYEGLDYVSMGNIEGIQDRVIIVDSISKRFSACGARIGSLASKNKGLMASMMKLCQARLCVPTLEQVGATELYRMGADYFETVKEEYDRRRMIVYEGINRIDGAMCKKPRGAFYVVVDLPIDDADKFARWMLTDFSYEGATLMVAPAGGFYATTGQGKNQVRLAYVLEESKLRKGITVLEKALEAYNS, from the coding sequence ATGAAATTATCTAATAGATTGACAACGATGCAAGAATCACCAATCCGTAAATTGGTACCACTTGCAGAACAAGCAAAGAAAAAAGGATTAGAAGTAATTCATTTGAATATTGGACAGCCTGATATTAAAACACCAAAACAGTTTAAACAGGCTATTAATGATTTTGATGTGGACGTGATTGCCTATTCATTTTCTCAAGGAGATCCATCTTTGATTAAAGCGATTATTGAGTATTATAAGCGCTATGATATGGATTTTGCCGAAGATGAAGTCTTAATAACCAATGGTGGTAGTGAAGCGCTCATTTTTGCAATTTATGCAGTAGCGGATGCTGGTGATGAGATTTTGATTCCAGAACCGTTCTATACAAATTATAATGGATTTTCTAGACCAGCTAATGTGAATGTAGTACCCATCACGACCAAGAGTGAGGAAGCATTTTGCCTGCCTCCTATGACAGAAATTGAGAAACTGATTACAGATAAAACCAAGGCCATTCTCTTTTCTAATCCAGGAAACCCAACCGGGGCAGTGTACAACCAAGAAGAGTTGAAAATGCTGGCTGAAATAGCGATAAAGTATGATTTGTTCATTATTGCGGATGAAGTCTATCGAGAGTTTGTCTATGAAGGACTTGATTATGTGAGCATGGGTAACATTGAAGGTATCCAAGACCGCGTAATCATTGTAGACAGCATATCCAAGAGATTTTCGGCATGCGGTGCTAGAATAGGCTCTTTGGCTTCAAAAAATAAGGGCCTAATGGCCTCTATGATGAAACTATGTCAGGCCAGATTGTGTGTGCCCACATTGGAGCAAGTGGGTGCTACAGAACTCTATCGGATGGGTGCTGATTATTTTGAAACTGTAAAAGAAGAATATGACCGACGCAGAATGATTGTCTATGAAGGAATCAATCGCATTGATGGTGCGATGTGCAAAAAACCAAGGGGCGCTTTTTACGTGGTGGTAGACTTGCCGATAGATGATGCTGACAAATTTGCTCGTTGGATGTTGACTGATTTTAGCTATGAGGGGGCCACCTTGATGGTAGCGCCTGCTGGTGGATTTTATGCAACAACGGGTCAAGGCAAGAACCAGGTCAGACTGGCCTATGTGTTGGAAGAATCAAAACTCCGAAAGGGTATTACTGTGTTAGAGAAAGCACTGGAAGCCTATAACAGCTAA
- a CDS encoding EamA family transporter yields the protein MEKSTTKGYLFIAMAAILFGFQGVLSRYVLNYNISAMTLAFLKTSIGAVVLLALMLVFRVRTFRIAPSDIMAFILYGVLGVGLFSYFFFVAIERTNVMTAVTLMYTSGAFTILLAAYFLKEKITKNKLISVAVTFVGTLLVVVGYNLDQLVFDPLGLLAGIAVGATYGFYNVNSKKFVKKYNTWIANFYSVAIAAVFLSFFVNPIEIFTGEIIPGSAWKFIFLLSFLTYGVAYTLFIQGFKTVEAGRGGIVANIEPVVSVVLARIFFQENMGILQAIGFVLIFLAIFITTRKESVSNSIMKEKVI from the coding sequence ATGGAAAAATCTACAACGAAAGGGTATCTTTTCATTGCGATGGCCGCTATACTGTTTGGCTTTCAAGGTGTTCTCAGCAGATACGTTTTAAACTACAATATCTCTGCAATGACCTTGGCATTTCTGAAGACATCGATTGGAGCAGTTGTACTGTTGGCACTAATGCTGGTTTTCCGCGTCCGTACGTTTCGAATTGCCCCCAGTGATATTATGGCCTTCATTTTATATGGAGTGCTTGGGGTGGGCTTATTCAGTTATTTCTTTTTTGTCGCAATAGAACGTACCAATGTTATGACGGCGGTAACCTTAATGTATACTTCGGGTGCTTTTACAATTCTATTGGCTGCCTACTTTTTAAAGGAAAAAATCACCAAGAATAAACTGATCAGCGTAGCGGTAACTTTTGTAGGAACACTGTTGGTGGTTGTCGGTTATAATTTGGACCAACTGGTTTTTGACCCGCTAGGACTATTGGCAGGAATTGCAGTGGGTGCAACGTATGGATTTTATAATGTAAACAGCAAAAAGTTTGTTAAAAAATACAACACCTGGATTGCCAATTTTTACTCCGTTGCGATTGCGGCAGTATTCCTAAGTTTTTTCGTAAATCCGATAGAAATTTTCACGGGAGAAATTATCCCTGGGTCCGCTTGGAAATTTATTTTTCTGCTGTCTTTTTTAACGTATGGGGTAGCCTATACCTTATTTATTCAAGGTTTTAAAACAGTAGAAGCGGGACGAGGCGGGATTGTTGCCAATATTGAACCAGTAGTATCTGTGGTGCTTGCAAGGATTTTCTTTCAAGAGAACATGGGCATACTTCAGGCGATTGGTTTCGTTTTAATATTTTTAGCAATTTTCATCACAACTCGAAAAGAATCTGTTTCCAATAGTATAATGAAGGAAAAAGTGATTTGA
- a CDS encoding dTMP kinase, whose protein sequence is MFITFEGPDGSGKTTQIERLTQTLEASGCHVVCTREPGGTQVAEKIRDILLFEMEETIHKETEMLLYASARAQHVRELIIPSLEAGYVVLCDRYIDSSLVYQGMARGLSLETVLAVNELAIGGVWPDLTFVLDLPVDESLSRLQKMNKELDRLEQEKKEFKEKTRQGYLQLKKMYPERIVLLDAMEKPNILQKVIWETTQEAMK, encoded by the coding sequence ATGTTTATCACATTTGAAGGACCGGACGGATCCGGCAAGACAACACAAATTGAAAGGCTTACACAAACATTAGAAGCATCAGGATGCCATGTGGTTTGCACAAGAGAGCCTGGAGGCACCCAAGTTGCAGAGAAGATTCGTGATATTTTACTTTTCGAGATGGAAGAAACCATTCATAAAGAAACGGAGATGCTACTCTATGCAAGTGCTAGAGCACAACATGTACGCGAGCTAATCATTCCCTCGCTAGAAGCAGGCTATGTGGTTCTTTGTGATCGATACATAGACTCCAGCTTGGTCTACCAAGGCATGGCACGAGGTCTTTCGCTAGAAACAGTGCTTGCGGTCAATGAGCTAGCAATCGGTGGTGTTTGGCCAGATTTGACGTTTGTGCTGGACCTTCCTGTAGATGAATCCCTTAGCCGTTTGCAAAAAATGAATAAAGAATTGGATAGGCTAGAGCAAGAGAAAAAAGAGTTTAAAGAAAAAACAAGGCAGGGATATTTGCAACTCAAGAAAATGTATCCGGAGCGTATTGTCTTGCTAGATGCTATGGAAAAACCAAATATTCTGCAGAAAGTCATCTGGGAAACTACCCAGGAGGCGATGAAGTGA
- the holB gene encoding DNA polymerase III subunit delta': MMKNFRKIRGQERLVERLQNDISKQQLKHAYLFVGPKGVGKRTLAQAFAKTILCGNMSERPDACDSCETCQILDHDNHPDFYWMRPEPGKDYRIDAIREMQKTLSYKPVSGEYRIILLDETEKLGLTCGNALLKSIEEPPEGTIFILVSSSLEGLLSTIVSRCQVMQFSSLSSETVKELFLSDYGLDEKRASLLAGLSSNTMEVADYAEQAQEMLEWLDFSDIDRIIRESPHELWDLSQSLEKQEHIVQIIGYWRKSLRDSLVRSIDKEIEPMLDRDEPIWEEDYILGALELMSEAIRALEQRANKRMTVDVLLQKLRKAATA; encoded by the coding sequence GTGATGAAGAACTTTCGAAAGATAAGAGGACAAGAGCGTCTCGTTGAGCGCTTACAAAACGACATTAGCAAACAACAATTAAAACATGCCTATTTGTTTGTCGGCCCGAAAGGAGTAGGCAAACGAACCTTAGCACAAGCATTTGCCAAGACCATATTATGTGGCAATATGAGTGAACGACCAGATGCCTGCGATTCTTGTGAGACCTGTCAAATTTTGGACCATGATAACCATCCAGATTTTTATTGGATGCGCCCGGAACCAGGGAAAGATTACCGAATTGATGCCATACGCGAGATGCAAAAGACCTTGTCTTATAAACCAGTGTCTGGAGAATACCGCATCATCTTGCTAGATGAAACAGAAAAGTTAGGTTTAACTTGTGGCAATGCCTTGCTAAAGAGTATCGAGGAACCGCCAGAGGGTACAATTTTCATATTGGTCTCCTCCTCTTTGGAAGGATTGCTTTCCACTATAGTATCCCGTTGTCAAGTGATGCAGTTTTCGTCACTTAGTTCAGAAACAGTGAAAGAACTGTTTCTTTCGGATTATGGTTTGGATGAAAAACGTGCATCCCTATTGGCAGGTCTATCTTCCAACACCATGGAAGTGGCAGATTATGCAGAACAAGCACAAGAAATGTTGGAGTGGTTGGATTTTTCAGATATTGATAGGATTATAAGAGAAAGCCCGCATGAATTATGGGATTTGTCACAGTCACTGGAGAAGCAAGAACATATCGTTCAGATTATTGGTTATTGGCGTAAATCGCTTAGGGATTCACTGGTTCGTTCTATTGATAAAGAGATTGAACCGATGCTCGACCGAGATGAACCAATTTGGGAAGAGGACTACATACTAGGTGCCTTGGAACTAATGAGTGAAGCCATTAGGGCTTTGGAACAAAGAGCGAATAAAAGGATGACAGTAGATGTATTGCTACAGAAACTTAGAAAAGCAGCTACCGCGTAG
- a CDS encoding stage 0 sporulation family protein, with translation MDKKIEVKVVGIRFKEVGKVYYFDPDDLEIKVGDQVIVETVRGKEFGEAVVGPRWIDEKEVNQPLRKIIRKATKDDKIQLAKNHEDEREALSVCSQKVEEHQLPMKLVDVEYTFDRSKIIFYFTAEGRVDFRNLVKDLASVFRTRIELRQIGVRDEAKMIGGLGSCGRELCCSTFLGDFETVSIKMAKEQNLSLNPNKISGICGRLMCCLKYENENYENLKKKMPREGTRVKTVFGVGVIDSVYLLQEQISVKFADGKKEIFTMEDVEKVDKATPLDPMESNATDNHARMKPSSDKPHEQHKPKERPKKKAEPKDRKKEVQAADSGEEKKKSRNSRRRRNNKNKKKTDSSGQQSSQEQSGQLKKNSNKNSKKPEKKVQENNSNKKKYNYRNKNKKSGGQNENSAPASRGNNENN, from the coding sequence ATGGATAAAAAAATAGAAGTCAAAGTAGTAGGGATACGCTTCAAAGAAGTCGGTAAGGTCTACTATTTCGATCCAGACGACTTAGAAATAAAAGTAGGGGATCAAGTTATCGTTGAAACGGTAAGAGGCAAGGAATTTGGTGAAGCTGTAGTTGGTCCACGCTGGATTGATGAAAAGGAAGTAAACCAACCCTTGCGCAAAATTATCCGCAAGGCGACCAAGGATGATAAGATTCAGCTAGCGAAAAACCATGAAGATGAGCGCGAAGCATTATCTGTATGCTCCCAAAAAGTGGAGGAGCACCAATTGCCTATGAAATTGGTGGATGTTGAGTACACCTTTGACCGCAGTAAAATTATATTTTATTTTACTGCAGAAGGACGAGTAGATTTCAGAAACTTGGTTAAAGACTTAGCTTCAGTATTCAGGACTCGTATTGAACTTCGTCAAATTGGCGTGCGAGATGAGGCCAAGATGATTGGAGGATTGGGTTCTTGTGGCCGAGAGCTCTGTTGCAGTACCTTTTTGGGGGACTTCGAGACCGTGTCTATCAAAATGGCCAAAGAGCAAAATTTATCCTTAAATCCCAACAAGATATCTGGTATTTGCGGACGTCTGATGTGTTGTCTCAAATATGAGAATGAAAACTATGAAAACCTTAAAAAGAAAATGCCAAGAGAAGGAACTAGGGTAAAGACCGTCTTTGGTGTTGGCGTTATTGACTCCGTGTACTTGCTTCAAGAACAAATTTCCGTAAAATTTGCGGATGGCAAAAAAGAAATTTTCACCATGGAAGATGTGGAGAAAGTGGACAAAGCGACACCACTCGACCCAATGGAGAGCAACGCGACGGATAACCATGCACGGATGAAACCATCTTCGGATAAGCCACACGAACAACACAAACCGAAAGAAAGACCAAAGAAAAAAGCAGAACCAAAAGACCGAAAAAAAGAAGTGCAAGCCGCAGACAGCGGAGAAGAAAAGAAAAAATCCCGTAACAGCAGACGCCGTAGGAATAACAAAAATAAAAAGAAAACAGATTCATCTGGACAGCAATCGTCGCAAGAACAGTCCGGGCAGTTGAAGAAAAATAGTAATAAAAATAGTAAGAAACCGGAAAAGAAAGTTCAGGAAAATAATTCGAACAAGAAAAAATACAATTACCGGAACAAAAACAAGAAGAGTGGTGGGCAAAACGAGAATTCTGCCCCGGCATCAAGAGGCAACAATGAGAATAACTGA
- a CDS encoding DUF972 family protein has translation MRITESIIALEDQLKNLLEEVSEIKMQVYALEEKNKQDFDKVYENSEAQSHEHLLKLYEEGFHICPEHFAGVRDANQDCLFCLSFLSEVRGKKNE, from the coding sequence ATGAGAATAACTGAATCAATTATTGCACTGGAAGATCAGCTTAAAAATCTTTTGGAGGAAGTTTCTGAAATCAAGATGCAAGTTTATGCACTTGAGGAAAAGAACAAGCAGGATTTTGATAAAGTTTATGAGAATAGCGAAGCCCAAAGCCATGAACATCTACTGAAGCTATATGAAGAAGGCTTTCATATTTGTCCAGAACATTTTGCAGGAGTGCGGGATGCGAATCAAGACTGCTTGTTCTGCCTAAGCTTTTTAAGTGAAGTGCGAGGAAAGAAAAATGAGTGA
- a CDS encoding methyltransferase has protein sequence MSEEICSLEWINDRYKIYQPKKGYRFNMDSLLLAAFARPQQKAEVLDIGTGTGVIPLLLLSKNESLRITGVEIQEALALLAQRSCAENGLKQVKILHQDVRNLGAEYSNRFQVVISNPPYFRQNAAILSSDSVKVQARHEITLCLDELFQIAYKTMRPKGHFYCIYPIGRFLETIQAAKHNKIHPLRIRMIHSKKEKGARAFLFMGGKDAGSELKVEKPLILHEDDGKYSKELARVMEGGLLDGY, from the coding sequence ATGAGTGAGGAAATCTGTTCCCTGGAATGGATAAATGATAGATATAAAATCTACCAGCCTAAAAAAGGGTATCGCTTCAACATGGACTCTCTCCTTCTAGCGGCCTTTGCGAGGCCACAGCAGAAGGCGGAGGTCCTGGACATTGGGACAGGAACAGGTGTGATTCCATTATTGCTATTGTCCAAGAATGAAAGCCTTAGGATTACTGGTGTTGAAATTCAAGAAGCACTAGCACTTCTTGCTCAAAGAAGCTGTGCGGAAAATGGCCTTAAACAAGTAAAAATATTGCACCAGGATGTACGCAATCTCGGTGCAGAGTATTCCAATCGCTTTCAGGTGGTAATCAGCAACCCGCCGTATTTTCGGCAGAATGCAGCCATCTTAAGTAGCGATTCTGTAAAGGTGCAGGCGAGACATGAAATCACGCTCTGCTTGGATGAATTATTTCAGATAGCATACAAAACGATGCGCCCGAAGGGACACTTTTACTGCATATACCCAATTGGACGATTTTTGGAGACGATTCAGGCGGCTAAACATAATAAAATCCATCCACTAAGAATCCGCATGATTCATAGCAAAAAAGAAAAGGGGGCGAGAGCCTTCCTCTTTATGGGTGGAAAAGATGCTGGTAGCGAACTTAAGGTGGAGAAACCCTTGATTCTTCATGAAGATGATGGTAAATATAGTAAGGAACTGGCACGAGTGATGGAAGGAGGCTTGCTAGATGGATACTAA
- the rsmI gene encoding 16S rRNA (cytidine(1402)-2'-O)-methyltransferase: MDTKGQLILVTTPIGNLDEMTPRAVSVLQNADVVAAEDTRVSRKLFNRFEIRTHMLSYHKYNEKERAPELIEKMLAGKTVAVITDAGIPCISDPGNILVKESIAAGIPVLAVGCGSAAMHALVVSGLPADRFYFQGFLPKEKNEKRKMLEGLLQIKETMIFYISPHAIKKELSLIREILSNREASLSREMTKFYEETRRGTLEELITSVEENKPQGEMVLVVAGAKPVEMDTKEAYSEMVALIEAGLRVKAAASYVANKYEESKRELYNRYIEEEKNSE, translated from the coding sequence ATGGATACTAAAGGACAACTGATTTTGGTGACCACACCCATCGGCAACCTAGATGAGATGACGCCTCGTGCAGTCAGCGTGCTTCAGAATGCAGATGTGGTTGCGGCAGAAGATACCCGAGTGAGCAGAAAACTGTTTAACCGTTTTGAAATTCGCACTCATATGCTTAGCTACCACAAATACAATGAAAAAGAAAGAGCGCCAGAGCTTATTGAAAAGATGCTGGCTGGTAAGACGGTGGCCGTGATTACGGACGCTGGAATACCCTGTATTTCTGATCCAGGAAACATACTGGTAAAAGAGTCTATCGCAGCAGGAATTCCCGTATTAGCAGTAGGCTGTGGTTCAGCAGCCATGCATGCATTGGTTGTATCCGGGCTGCCTGCTGACCGGTTTTACTTTCAAGGATTTTTGCCCAAAGAAAAAAATGAGAAAAGAAAGATGCTGGAGGGACTGCTTCAAATAAAGGAAACGATGATTTTTTATATTTCCCCTCATGCAATAAAGAAAGAACTTTCATTGATTCGTGAAATACTAAGCAACCGAGAAGCTTCTCTTTCTAGAGAAATGACAAAGTTTTACGAAGAAACCAGGAGAGGAACGCTAGAAGAATTAATAACTAGTGTTGAGGAAAATAAACCACAAGGGGAAATGGTGCTGGTTGTGGCTGGTGCTAAACCAGTAGAAATGGACACAAAAGAAGCATATTCAGAAATGGTAGCGTTGATTGAGGCCGGCTTACGAGTCAAGGCGGCGGCTTCTTATGTGGCCAATAAATACGAAGAAAGCAAGCGAGAGTTATATAATCGCTATATAGAGGAAGAAAAGAATAGTGAGTGA
- a CDS encoding DMT family transporter, producing the protein MSEWIQSKRGGIILAIIACVLWGSAYPVLKICFKDMGLADAGGMSLVAFAGLRFLLAACIIWLLSLGVLKLKIPRNKEFIRKAIVIGLFQTTLLYYFFYSGLSVTSGMKSAILNASGTFFLVVLAHFFLPEDQLNRGKWLGILMGFLGIIAVNWGAGFDLEFSMTGEGFIILCCLFASIGDILTKKLSGGIHPFLLNAGQMTFGSLLLLLVGRDEVVPVLQVLKGRSLILFFYAALLSALAFSIWFSVLKYHKAGEIAVFRFVIPLAGAFLSALFIPGEHFSMKLLLGLLLVCVGIVFVHQKGLREEFRENREKS; encoded by the coding sequence GTGAGTGAATGGATTCAATCGAAAAGAGGGGGAATCATACTGGCTATTATAGCCTGTGTGCTTTGGGGCAGTGCCTATCCTGTACTAAAGATTTGTTTTAAGGATATGGGCCTAGCAGACGCTGGAGGCATGAGCCTAGTTGCTTTTGCCGGTCTTAGATTTCTGCTTGCAGCCTGCATTATCTGGCTACTTAGTTTGGGAGTGCTAAAACTGAAAATCCCTAGAAATAAGGAATTTATCCGAAAAGCTATTGTAATTGGTTTATTCCAAACTACCTTACTGTATTATTTTTTTTATAGTGGATTGTCAGTTACTTCAGGAATGAAGTCGGCAATACTAAATGCTAGTGGGACGTTTTTTCTAGTGGTGCTAGCCCATTTCTTTTTGCCAGAAGATCAGTTAAACCGCGGAAAATGGCTGGGCATTTTAATGGGTTTTTTGGGCATTATTGCCGTGAACTGGGGTGCCGGTTTTGACCTTGAATTTTCAATGACAGGGGAAGGGTTCATTATTCTATGTTGCCTATTCGCATCTATTGGCGATATCTTGACCAAAAAATTATCTGGAGGAATCCACCCGTTTCTATTGAATGCAGGTCAGATGACCTTCGGTAGCCTATTGCTACTACTAGTGGGTAGAGACGAAGTGGTGCCGGTATTGCAGGTTCTGAAAGGACGCTCGCTGATTCTATTCTTTTATGCAGCATTATTATCTGCACTGGCCTTTTCCATATGGTTTAGTGTGTTAAAATATCATAAGGCTGGGGAAATTGCGGTATTCAGATTTGTGATTCCGTTAGCGGGAGCATTTCTTTCCGCCTTGTTTATACCGGGCGAACATTTTAGTATGAAACTACTTTTGGGTCTATTGTTGGTTTGTGTGGGCATTGTCTTCGTTCACCAGAAAGGTCTAAGAGAAGAATTTAGAGAAAATAGAGAAAAGAGTTAG